One region of Pseudomonas sp. B21-040 genomic DNA includes:
- a CDS encoding ABC transporter permease — MRLINRHPDRPSRLLLVILPFALVLFAYFMGSAERLTDNPNDKLLPSAVQMTDAVKRLAFVADARTGEYLLWQDSASSLRRLAIGLGISALAGLCLGMAAGTLPLFGTPLSPLLTVLSMVPPLAILPILFIVFGLGELSKVMLIVIGITPALARDLEQRAREIPVELLIKAQTLGASTWTLMLRVVLPQLLPRLLISLRLMLGSAWLFLIAAEAIASTDGLGYRIFLVRRYLAMDVILPYVVWITLLAWLMDWGLKRLTQHAFPWYEGARA; from the coding sequence ATGCGCCTGATCAATCGCCACCCGGATCGTCCGAGCCGCCTGTTGTTGGTGATCCTGCCGTTCGCTCTGGTGCTGTTCGCCTACTTCATGGGCTCGGCCGAGCGGCTGACGGACAACCCCAACGACAAGCTGCTGCCCAGCGCCGTACAGATGACCGATGCAGTGAAGCGCCTGGCCTTCGTGGCCGACGCACGCACCGGCGAATACCTGCTCTGGCAGGACAGCGCCTCCAGCCTGCGCCGCTTGGCCATCGGCCTCGGTATCAGCGCCCTGGCCGGACTGTGCCTGGGCATGGCGGCGGGAACCCTGCCACTGTTCGGCACACCGTTGTCACCGTTGCTGACGGTGCTGTCGATGGTGCCACCGCTGGCGATCCTGCCGATTCTGTTCATCGTTTTCGGGCTGGGGGAATTGTCGAAAGTGATGCTGATCGTCATCGGTATCACCCCGGCCCTGGCGCGGGATCTGGAACAGCGCGCCCGGGAAATTCCCGTGGAGCTGCTGATCAAGGCCCAGACCCTTGGCGCCTCGACCTGGACCCTGATGCTGCGCGTGGTGCTGCCGCAACTGTTGCCGCGCCTGCTGATCTCGTTGCGCCTGATGCTCGGTTCGGCGTGGTTGTTCTTGATTGCCGCCGAGGCTATCGCCTCCACCGATGGCCTCGGCTATCGGATTTTCCTGGTGCGCCGTTACCTGGCGATGGACGTGATCCTGCCGTACGTGGTGTGGATCACCCTCCTCGCCTGGCTGATGGACTGGGGCCTCAAGCGCCTGACCCAGCATGCGTTCCCTTGGTATGAAGGAGCGCGCGCATGA
- a CDS encoding putative urea ABC transporter substrate-binding protein, producing MSQLRFPALLAAAFAALVSVSSQAAPKDHFSVCWTIYAGWMPWEYAGSQGIVDKWAKKYGIKIDVVQLNDYVESINQYTAGQFDGCTMTNMDALTIPAAGGVDSTALIVSDFSNGNDGIVLKGDGKKVTDLKGMDVNLVELSVSHYLLARALDSVDLTEKDLKVVNTSDADISAAFNTEQVNAVTTWNPMLSDIKAKPAVTEVFNSSQIPGEIMDMMVVNSATLKDNPALGKALTGAWFEVVELMNAKNAASKTALEHMAKASGTDLTGFQAQLDTTKLFATPKEALDFSTSKQLPETMRKVAEFSFQHGLLGEGAKDTSAVGMAFANGVTSGDKSNLKLRFDPTYVQMAADAKL from the coding sequence ATGTCCCAGCTACGTTTCCCCGCCCTGCTCGCCGCGGCCTTTGCCGCCCTCGTGAGCGTCTCGTCCCAGGCTGCACCGAAAGACCATTTCAGCGTGTGCTGGACAATCTATGCCGGCTGGATGCCCTGGGAATACGCCGGCAGCCAAGGCATCGTCGACAAATGGGCGAAGAAGTACGGCATCAAGATCGATGTGGTGCAGCTCAATGACTACGTCGAATCCATCAATCAATACACTGCCGGCCAGTTCGACGGTTGCACCATGACCAACATGGACGCGCTGACCATTCCGGCCGCGGGCGGCGTCGACAGCACCGCGCTGATCGTCAGCGACTTCTCCAACGGCAACGACGGCATCGTGCTCAAGGGTGACGGCAAGAAAGTCACCGACCTCAAGGGCATGGACGTCAACCTGGTGGAGCTGTCGGTTTCCCACTACCTGCTGGCCCGGGCACTGGATTCGGTGGACCTCACCGAGAAAGACCTGAAAGTGGTCAACACCTCCGACGCCGACATTTCCGCCGCGTTCAACACCGAACAGGTCAACGCCGTCACCACCTGGAACCCGATGCTCTCGGACATCAAGGCCAAGCCTGCCGTGACCGAAGTCTTCAACTCCAGCCAGATCCCCGGCGAAATCATGGACATGATGGTGGTCAACAGCGCCACGCTCAAAGACAACCCGGCTCTGGGCAAAGCGCTGACCGGTGCCTGGTTTGAAGTCGTCGAGTTGATGAACGCGAAAAACGCCGCCAGCAAAACCGCACTCGAACACATGGCCAAAGCCTCGGGCACTGACCTGACCGGTTTCCAGGCGCAACTCGACACCACCAAATTGTTCGCCACGCCCAAAGAGGCCCTGGACTTCTCCACCAGCAAGCAACTGCCGGAAACCATGCGCAAAGTCGCCGAGTTTTCGTTCCAGCACGGCTTGCTCGGCGAAGGCGCCAAGGACACCAGTGCCGTCGGCATGGCGTTCGCCAACGGCGTGACCAGCGGTGACAAGAGCAACCTCAAGCTGCGCTTTGACCCGACCTACGTGCAGATGGCTGCCGACGCCAAGCTGTAA